The Xiphophorus couchianus chromosome 14, X_couchianus-1.0, whole genome shotgun sequence genome includes a region encoding these proteins:
- the LOC114157335 gene encoding anionic trypsin-2-like: MTLQKFSAFIVLTSLVCNGCLAQQQPRCGIVTKASRIVGGQDASPGRWPWQVSIQTNNSHFCGGSLITDQWVLTAAHCIGSDILSSQVHLGAYNLSQSNPNEEIRGIALSVVHLDYDRYTYNNDIALLKLSARVNFTDYIQPVCLASHNSTFHEGTHSWVTGFGDLGNRIFPDILQEVEIPIIGNNKCSCYNQGFATITENMMCAGLDQGGKDSCQGDSGGPLVTYNSLVWVQGGVVSFGYGCAIPMKPGVYSRVSNYQEWISNTVTGMRPGFADFISRGSDDDLSFSCPTSMPPTFMPSTTDDSLFGSGENLSHFTHLVALSALALILHVFVGSGGM, encoded by the exons ATGACTCTTCAAAAGTTTTCTGCGTTCATTGTGTTGACCAGTCTCGTATGCAATg GTTGTCTGGCACAACAGCAGCCAA GGTGTGGTATTGTAACTAAAGCAAGCCGGATTGTTGGGGGTCAGGATGCATCCCCGGGCCGTTGGCCCTGGCAGGTCAGCATACAGACAAATAATAGTCACTTCTGTGGTGGATCCCTGATCACCGACCAGTGGGTGTTGACCGCGGCCCACTGCATTGGAAG TGACATCCTCAGTTCTCAAGTTCATCTGGGTGCCTACAATTTATCGCAATCCAACCCCAATGAAGAGATTCGGGGGATCGCACTATCCGTCGTCCATCTCGATTACGACCGTTACACTTATAACAATGACATCGCTCTGCTGAAGCTGTCGGCTAGGGTCAATTTCACAGACTACATTCAGCCGGTGTGCCTAGCTTCACATAACAGCACCTTTCATGAGGGTACCCACAGCTGGGTCACTGGTTTTGGTGACCTTG GTAATAGGATATTCCCTGACATCCTGCAGGAGGTTGAAATACCGATCATTGGAAATAACAAGTGCTCATGCTACAATCAAGGCTTTGCCACCATCACAGAGAACATGATGTGTGCTGGCCTTGATCAGGGAGGAAAGGACTCGTGTCAG GGAGACTCGGGAGGACCGCTGGTGACGTACAACAGTCTTGTGTGGGTCCAGGGTGGGGTGGTGAGTTTTGGTTATGGCTGCGCCATTCCAATGAAACCCGGCGTCTACTCTCGAGTGTCCAACTATCAGGAGTGGATCAGCAACACGGTCACTGGCATGAGACCGGGCTTTGCCGATTTCATCTCCCGTGGCTCAGATGATGACTTGTCCTTCTCCTGCCCCACCTCCATGCCTCCTACCTTTATGCCTTCTACCACTGATGACAGCCTCTTTGGCAGTGGTGAAAACCTGAGTCACTTCACTCACCTCGTGGCTCTCTCTGCACTTGCGCTCATTCTCCATGTCTTTGTCGGCAGCGGTGGAATGTaa
- the LOC114157336 gene encoding serine protease 27-like isoform X2 gives MAFPKLTGLVLVTLLLYSGCQSQPFECGRLTTNTRIIGGLDAYLGTWPWQASLHQNGFAFCGGSLISHQWVLTAAHCVTWYDLFVTEVQLGTVELDAVSPHRVNLRLAQIICHPAYDSETFNNDICLLRLSKPVKFTKYIQPICLASETSDIHDGKKAWVTGFGVTATGSSSNKLKEVDVPIIGRKRCRCYYKQSASITDNMICAGYFDGRKDSCQGDSGGPLMIKKGRKWVQAGIVSMGEGCALPLSPGVYTRVSQYETWIKDMVTGTTPGFVTFTSPGIDKDLSYFCHLNGTVDEKSFGGGENLSPFNHSLAFSVLATFLHVFFGKEYI, from the exons ATGGCTTTCCCAAAGCTGACTGGGTTAGTCCTGGTGACCCTGCTGCTGTACAGTG GTTGTCAGTCGCAGCCGTTTG AATGTGGCCGTCTGACGACCAACACTCGAATTATTGGGGGTTTAGATGCATATCTTGGGACGTGGCCATGGCAGGCAAGTTTGCATCAGAATGGTTTTGCTTTCTGTGGAGGATCGCTGATCAGCCATCAATGGGTCCTGACTGCTGCTCACTGTGTAACATG GTATGACCTTTTCGTCACAGAAGTCCAGCTGGGTACTGTAGAACTGGATGCTGTCAGCCCCCATCGGGTGAATCTAAGACTTGCTCAAATCATCTGCCATCCTGCGTACGACTCTGAGACATTTAACAATGACATTTGTCTTCTGAGGCTTTCAAAGCCTGTCAAGTTCACCAAGTACATCCAACCAATCTGCTTAGCTTCTGAAACCAGCGATATCCATGACGGGAAAAAGGCCTGGGTTACTGGTTTTGGTGTGACTG CAACTGGTTCATCATCTAACAAGTTGAAGGAGGTAGATGTACCAATTATTGGAAGAAAGAGGTGTAGATGCTACTATAAACAGAGTGCCTCAATCACAGACAACATGATATGTGCTGGATATTTTGATGGAAGAAAGGATTCATGTCAG GGAGACTCAGGGGGCCCACTAATGATAAAAAAGGGCCGCAAGTGGGTCCAGGCTGGGATCGTGAGCATGGGTGAAGGCTGTGCCCTCCCACTGTCACCTGGAGTCTACACTCGAGTGTCCCAGTATGAGACTTGGATCAAAGACATGGTCACTGGCACGACACCGGGCTTTGTCACCTTCACTTCTCCTGGCATTGACAAGGATTTAAGTTACTTCTGTCACCTCAATGGGACGGTTGATGAGAAATCTTTTGGTGGTGGTGAAAACCTGAGTCCTTTCAATCACTCATTGGCGTTCTCTGTTCTTGCAACATTTCTCCATGTATTTTTTGGCaaagaatacatttaa
- the LOC114157336 gene encoding serine protease 27-like isoform X1 has translation MAFPKLTGLVLVTLLLYSGCQSQPFECGRLTTNTRIIGGLDAYLGTWPWQASLHQNGFAFCGGSLISHQWVLTAAHCVTWYDLFVTEVQLGTVELDAVSPHRVNLRLAQIICHPAYDSETFNNDICLLRLSKPVKFTKYIQPICLASETSDIHDGKKAWVTGFGVTGKICGIATGSSSNKLKEVDVPIIGRKRCRCYYKQSASITDNMICAGYFDGRKDSCQGDSGGPLMIKKGRKWVQAGIVSMGEGCALPLSPGVYTRVSQYETWIKDMVTGTTPGFVTFTSPGIDKDLSYFCHLNGTVDEKSFGGGENLSPFNHSLAFSVLATFLHVFFGKEYI, from the exons ATGGCTTTCCCAAAGCTGACTGGGTTAGTCCTGGTGACCCTGCTGCTGTACAGTG GTTGTCAGTCGCAGCCGTTTG AATGTGGCCGTCTGACGACCAACACTCGAATTATTGGGGGTTTAGATGCATATCTTGGGACGTGGCCATGGCAGGCAAGTTTGCATCAGAATGGTTTTGCTTTCTGTGGAGGATCGCTGATCAGCCATCAATGGGTCCTGACTGCTGCTCACTGTGTAACATG GTATGACCTTTTCGTCACAGAAGTCCAGCTGGGTACTGTAGAACTGGATGCTGTCAGCCCCCATCGGGTGAATCTAAGACTTGCTCAAATCATCTGCCATCCTGCGTACGACTCTGAGACATTTAACAATGACATTTGTCTTCTGAGGCTTTCAAAGCCTGTCAAGTTCACCAAGTACATCCAACCAATCTGCTTAGCTTCTGAAACCAGCGATATCCATGACGGGAAAAAGGCCTGGGTTACTGGTTTTGGTGTGACTGGTAAGATATGTGGGATTG CAACTGGTTCATCATCTAACAAGTTGAAGGAGGTAGATGTACCAATTATTGGAAGAAAGAGGTGTAGATGCTACTATAAACAGAGTGCCTCAATCACAGACAACATGATATGTGCTGGATATTTTGATGGAAGAAAGGATTCATGTCAG GGAGACTCAGGGGGCCCACTAATGATAAAAAAGGGCCGCAAGTGGGTCCAGGCTGGGATCGTGAGCATGGGTGAAGGCTGTGCCCTCCCACTGTCACCTGGAGTCTACACTCGAGTGTCCCAGTATGAGACTTGGATCAAAGACATGGTCACTGGCACGACACCGGGCTTTGTCACCTTCACTTCTCCTGGCATTGACAAGGATTTAAGTTACTTCTGTCACCTCAATGGGACGGTTGATGAGAAATCTTTTGGTGGTGGTGAAAACCTGAGTCCTTTCAATCACTCATTGGCGTTCTCTGTTCTTGCAACATTTCTCCATGTATTTTTTGGCaaagaatacatttaa
- the LOC114157333 gene encoding serine protease 27-like isoform X1: MDLQELFGNFVLILLLSNGCQSQEPACGKAAGSKSRIIGGQDAQLGDWPWQVYFTVGDSSCGGSLISNEWVLTAAHCITRDDLNHTGVQLGVVQLDNVSNSTKVTRRLSEIICHPEYDSLTSENDICLLKLLAPVDFTPYIQPICMASENSTFHDGLLSWVTGFGNTETQGIGTGLHSNTLQEVEVPIVGNNRCMCYYSETFMIHLLFNANLNPNNYMCAGFKEGGKDSCQGDSGGPLMVQLQNSSQWVQAGVVSFGEGCAVPMKPGVYTRVSQYQSWISDTVTGMEPGFVTFTSTGIDSDLHFTCTTTTTTTTTTTTTTTTAHTSTTTTPSMTTDDSIFGSGETLSHFTHFMGIAVLALFLHFLVGGAWK; this comes from the exons atggatCTCCAAGAGCTGTTTGGAAACTTTGTGCTGATCCTTCTGTTATCCAATG GTTGTCAATCACAGGAGCCTG CGTGTGGCAAAGCAGCTGGAAGCAAGTCGCGAATCATTGGGGGTCAAGATGCCCAGCTGGGGGACTGGCCCTGGCAGGTATATTTTACTGTAGGTGATTCCTCCTGTGGAGGGTCGCTGATAAGCAATGAATGGGTGCTAACAGCTGCTCACTGCATAACAAG aGACGACCTCAACCACACAGGAGTCCAACTTGGTGTTGTACAACTAGACAACGTTTCCAACTCGACTAAAGTGACTCGAAGACTCTCTGAAATCATCTGCCATCCTGAGTACGACTCTTTGACATCTGAAAATGACATCTGTCTTCTGAAGCTTTTGGCTCCCGTTGACTTTACTCCCTACATCCAGCCGATCTGCATGGCCTCAGAGAACAGCACTTTCCATGATGGCCTTCTGAGCTGGGTCACTGGTTTTGGCAACACTG AAACCCAGGGTATTGGAACTGGATTACATTCAAACACTCTGCAGGAAGTGGAAGTGCCGATAGTTGGAAACAACCGATGCATGTGCTACTACTCCGAAACATTCATGATACATCTTCTTTTCAATGCTAACCTAAACCCAAATAACTACATGTGTGCTGGATTTAAAGAGGGAGGAAAGGACTCCTGTCAG GGAGATTCAGGCGGACCTCTGATGGTTCAACTTCAGAATAGTTCTCAGTGGGTCCAAGCAGGGGTTGTGAGCTTTGGTGAGGGATGTGCTGTCCCAATGAAACCAGGCGTCTACACCCGAGTGTCCCAGTACCAGAGCTGGATCAGCGATACGGTCACTGGCATGGAGCCAGGCTTCGTTACCTTCACCTCAACCGGCATCGACAGCGACCTACACTTCACCtgtactactactactactactactactaccaccaccaccaccactaccACTGCCCacacctccaccaccaccactccCAGTATGACCACTGATGACAGTATTTTTGGCAGTGGGGAAACCCTGAGCCACTTCACTCACTTCATGGGAATTGCTGTTCTTGCTCTATTCCTTCATTTCCTTGTGGGCGGTGCTTGgaagtaa
- the LOC114157333 gene encoding serine protease 27-like isoform X2: protein MDLQELFGNFVLILLLSNGCQSQEPACGKAAGSKSRIIGGQDAQLGDWPWQVYFTVGDSSCGGSLISNEWVLTAAHCITRDDLNHTGVQLGVVQLDNVSNSTKVTRRLSEIICHPEYDSLTSENDICLLKLLAPVDFTPYIQPICMASENSTFHDGLLSWVTGFGNTETQGIGTGLHSNTLQEVEVPIVGNNRCMCYYSETFMIHLLFNANLNPNNYMCAGFKEGGKDSCQGDSGGPLMVQLQNSSQWVQAGVVSFGEGCAVPMKPGVYTRVSQYQSWISDTVTGMEPGFVTFTSTGIDSDLHFTCTTTTTTTTTTTTTTTTAHTSTTTTPKKASPEWKLHLPVFTS from the exons atggatCTCCAAGAGCTGTTTGGAAACTTTGTGCTGATCCTTCTGTTATCCAATG GTTGTCAATCACAGGAGCCTG CGTGTGGCAAAGCAGCTGGAAGCAAGTCGCGAATCATTGGGGGTCAAGATGCCCAGCTGGGGGACTGGCCCTGGCAGGTATATTTTACTGTAGGTGATTCCTCCTGTGGAGGGTCGCTGATAAGCAATGAATGGGTGCTAACAGCTGCTCACTGCATAACAAG aGACGACCTCAACCACACAGGAGTCCAACTTGGTGTTGTACAACTAGACAACGTTTCCAACTCGACTAAAGTGACTCGAAGACTCTCTGAAATCATCTGCCATCCTGAGTACGACTCTTTGACATCTGAAAATGACATCTGTCTTCTGAAGCTTTTGGCTCCCGTTGACTTTACTCCCTACATCCAGCCGATCTGCATGGCCTCAGAGAACAGCACTTTCCATGATGGCCTTCTGAGCTGGGTCACTGGTTTTGGCAACACTG AAACCCAGGGTATTGGAACTGGATTACATTCAAACACTCTGCAGGAAGTGGAAGTGCCGATAGTTGGAAACAACCGATGCATGTGCTACTACTCCGAAACATTCATGATACATCTTCTTTTCAATGCTAACCTAAACCCAAATAACTACATGTGTGCTGGATTTAAAGAGGGAGGAAAGGACTCCTGTCAG GGAGATTCAGGCGGACCTCTGATGGTTCAACTTCAGAATAGTTCTCAGTGGGTCCAAGCAGGGGTTGTGAGCTTTGGTGAGGGATGTGCTGTCCCAATGAAACCAGGCGTCTACACCCGAGTGTCCCAGTACCAGAGCTGGATCAGCGATACGGTCACTGGCATGGAGCCAGGCTTCGTTACCTTCACCTCAACCGGCATCGACAGCGACCTACACTTCACCtgtactactactactactactactactaccaccaccaccaccactaccACTGCCCacacctccaccaccaccactccCA aaaaagcTTCGCCAGAATGGAAACTCCATCTTCCTGTTTTCACGTCTTAA
- the LOC114157334 gene encoding serine protease 27-like, giving the protein MALQRFAWGITVMIALFFKGGDSQPACARPPINSRIIGGQDASPGSWPWHVAFTTDNNNLFCQGSLITKEWVLTAAKCERTSSDVVLHFGGTNQSGFGEVTRGIDSFHCHPNFTFFGGNDICLVKLSAPVNFTDYIRPVCLAAENSTFYDGTSSWVTGFSGYTISYPLQEIDVSVVGNRKCNCSYNYNYPITEDLMCAGSENGSKTESYGDGGTALVTKKDSIWVQSGIASLKFQKLLTIYTRVSQYQKWITDTVTGMDPGFVTYTSPGIDSNLNYTCPPPPTTTQRPHFTTQRPHFTTQRPHFTTQRPHFTTQHSTTDDSIFGSGETLIPVARVFPLSALVLFVHLFVGGAGN; this is encoded by the exons ATGGCTCTTCAAAGGTTTGCATGGGGGATCACTGTGATGATCGCACTCTTCTTCAAAG GAGGTGACTCACAACCCG CCTGTGCCAGACCTCCCATCAACAGCAGGATCATCGGAGGGCAAGATGCATCTCCAGGAAGTTGGCCCTGGCATGTTGCTTTTACCACTGACAACAACAACCTGTTCTGTCAGGGATCTCTGATCACCAAAGAGTGGGTGCTGACAGCTGCTAAATGCGAACG CACTTCCTCCGATGTAGTTTTGCACTTTGGTGGCACCAACCAGTCTGGATTTGGTGAAGTGACTCGGGGAATTGACAGCTTTCACTGCCACCCAAACTTCACCTTCTTTGGTGGAAACGACATCTGCCTTGTGAAGCTGTCTGCTCCAGTCAACTTCACTGACTACATCCGACCAGTGTGTTTGGCTGCAGAAAACAGCACTTTCTACGATGGAACCAGCAGCTGGGTCACTGGTTTCAGTGGCTACACAA TATCCTACCCTTTACAGGAAATCGATGTATCAGTAGTTGGGAACAGAAAATGCAACTGCAGCTACAACTACAACTATCCAATAACAGAGGACCTGATGTGTGCTGGAAGTGAAAATGGTTCAAAGACAGAATCTTAT GGAGATGGAGGCACAGCTCTAGTAACCAAGAAAGACTCCATCTGGGTCCAGAGTGGGATTGCGAGTCTAAAATTTCAGAAGCTACTTACTATCTATACTCGTGTGTCCCAGTACCAGAAATGGATCACCGACACAGTCACTGGCATGGACCCAGGTTTTGTTACCTACACCTCCCCAGGCATTGACAGCAACTTGAACTACACCTGTCCTCCACCACCAACTACCACCCAGCGCCCCCACTTTACCACCCAGCGCCCCCACTTTACCACCCAGCGCCCCCACTTTACCACCCAGCGCCCCCACTTTACCACACAGCACTCTACCACTGACGACAGCATATTTGGCAGTGGTGAAACTCTGATTCCCGTCGCTCGAgtcttccctctctctgctCTTGTTCTGTTTGTCCATCTGTTTGTTGGTGGTGCTGGAAACTAA